In Rhizobium sp. N324, a single genomic region encodes these proteins:
- the prfH gene encoding peptide chain release factor H: MSAIDLLVTSGNGPVECRMALSALLGILEREALGLGCAFEASLGPVPDRHGAKSAIVSLDGLEAERIANGYCGTIRFTFKSPVRPGHKRQNWYVAVQRIEPGPEGGEVTIDPADLRFETLRAGGPGGQHQNTTDSAVRVLHRPTGLVVTARDERSQHRNKALALRRLEAMLHQIEAEKQEAAKSGRFIANRTIERGNEVKAFKL, from the coding sequence ATGAGCGCTATTGATCTTCTCGTGACGTCGGGCAACGGTCCGGTGGAGTGCCGGATGGCGCTCTCCGCACTTCTCGGCATCCTTGAGCGCGAGGCTCTCGGGCTTGGCTGTGCCTTCGAAGCCAGCCTCGGTCCTGTTCCGGATCGGCACGGTGCGAAGTCGGCGATCGTCAGCCTCGATGGTCTCGAGGCGGAACGGATTGCCAACGGCTATTGCGGCACGATCAGGTTCACCTTCAAGAGCCCGGTGCGTCCCGGTCACAAACGGCAGAACTGGTACGTCGCGGTTCAGCGTATCGAACCCGGGCCGGAGGGTGGCGAGGTGACGATCGATCCGGCCGACCTGCGTTTCGAGACGCTGAGAGCCGGCGGACCGGGCGGGCAGCACCAGAACACCACCGATAGTGCCGTGCGTGTGTTGCATCGGCCAACCGGCCTGGTGGTGACGGCGCGTGACGAACGCTCTCAGCACCGCAACAAGGCCTTGGCGCTTCGGCGTCTCGAAGCGATGTTGCATCAAATCGAGGCTGAAAAGCAGGAGGCGGCCAAATCCGGACGCTTCATCGCCAACCGGACCATCGAGCGCGGCAACGAGGTCAAGGCGTTCAAGCTGTGA
- a CDS encoding RNA ligase RtcB family protein, translating into MGNSIGSASSPTTSASGPAVINRFFSGSAWIEGAALDQLDEMSRLPGVSEIAAFPDLHPGKYGATGVALLSSRLHPLLIGNDIGCGMSLFGLDLPLRKLKIDKAAERLRRLDTQPIGEGREWLAEIGLAADLAPDALGTIGGGNHFCELQAVEDLAEGGRAAGLDDQGLYLLVHSGSRALGVAVFSETLAAHSGLAAGLDPGSEAGAAWLASHDRCVAWASLNRRLIAVRAALALRADLRLIADIPHNLVRRSDRGFVHYKGAAAVAPGELAPIAGSRASLSHVVVASADIGRSLGGISHGAGRKYDRATMHGRVGRNRSEREQLLRNPWGGIAICDDRALVVEEAASAYKDAGQVVSDLEKAGLIVGLASLRPLVTFKKAVDEAEVEQRRRKPEYRREGGRGHERY; encoded by the coding sequence ATGGGCAATTCTATCGGGAGCGCAAGCTCCCCGACGACGTCGGCGTCAGGTCCGGCGGTCATCAATCGTTTCTTTTCCGGCTCTGCCTGGATCGAAGGCGCTGCCTTGGACCAGCTCGACGAGATGTCGCGCCTGCCGGGTGTTTCGGAAATCGCCGCCTTTCCGGATCTGCATCCCGGCAAATATGGTGCGACCGGCGTCGCCCTGCTGTCGTCTCGGCTGCACCCGCTGCTGATCGGCAACGATATCGGCTGCGGCATGTCGCTGTTCGGCCTCGATCTGCCGCTGCGCAAGCTGAAGATCGACAAGGCGGCGGAGCGGCTTCGCCGGCTTGACACGCAGCCCATCGGAGAGGGGCGCGAGTGGCTCGCCGAGATAGGTCTGGCCGCCGATCTGGCGCCCGATGCCTTGGGCACTATCGGCGGCGGCAACCATTTCTGCGAGCTGCAGGCGGTGGAAGATCTTGCCGAGGGCGGGCGCGCTGCCGGTCTGGACGATCAGGGCCTTTATCTACTTGTTCATTCCGGCTCACGCGCCCTTGGCGTCGCGGTTTTCTCAGAGACATTGGCTGCTCATTCGGGACTTGCCGCCGGTCTGGATCCCGGTTCGGAGGCGGGTGCTGCCTGGCTTGCGAGCCATGACCGCTGCGTTGCCTGGGCATCGCTGAACCGGCGACTGATCGCAGTGCGGGCGGCTCTAGCACTTCGTGCCGACCTGCGTCTCATCGCCGACATACCGCACAATCTCGTTCGCCGCTCAGATCGCGGGTTTGTGCATTATAAGGGCGCTGCGGCCGTCGCACCCGGCGAACTCGCGCCGATTGCGGGATCTCGGGCCAGCCTCAGCCATGTCGTTGTCGCGAGTGCCGACATCGGCCGTTCGCTCGGCGGCATTTCTCATGGGGCCGGCCGCAAATATGATCGCGCCACCATGCACGGACGGGTCGGCCGCAACCGGTCCGAACGCGAACAGTTGCTGCGCAATCCCTGGGGCGGTATCGCGATCTGCGACGATCGTGCCCTCGTCGTCGAAGAAGCGGCGTCGGCCTACAAGGATGCCGGACAGGTGGTGAGCGATCTCGAAAAGGCGGGGCTGATCGTCGGGCTTGCCAGCCTGCGGCCGCTCGTCACCTTCAAGAAGGCGGTTGATGAGGCGGAGGTCGAACAGCGCCGGCGAAAGCCTGAATATCGCAGGGAAGGAGGGCGCGGCCATGAGCGCTATTGA